CTACGTTGTGGTAAACGTTTTGCACGTCGTCACAGTCATCAAGCATAGCTTGGAACTTCTCAAACATCGCCACGTCATCACCGCTAATAGTGGTGTAAGTTTGTGGAATGAAGCTAATTTCTTCCAGTTCAAACTCTAACTCTGGCAAAGCTTGAGTTAATGAAGTTTTAACTTTGAAGTATTCAGTGTGTGGAGCCAATACGGTAATCATACCGTCTTCGCTTTCTACGTCGGTGACTTCCACGTCGTCCATTAGTAGGATTTCTAGAATCGCGTCTTCGTCGTCACCTTTAAAGGCAAAAATAGCTTGGTGGTCGAACATATGCGCCACGCTGCCTTGGTTACCAATTTTAGATTTGGTTTTTACAAAAGCTTGGCGAACGTCGGTAAAGGTACGGCTGTTGTTATCGGTTAAGCAGTCAACAATTACCATGCAGCCGCCAGGACCGTAACCTTCGTAGCGCGCTGGAACGTAATCTTCACCAGCGCCGCCTTTGGCTTTGTCGATGGCTTTGTCGATTACATGGCTAGGTACTTGGTCTTTTTTGGCTCGATCTACAACACTGCGTAGTTGCAGGTTAGCGTCTAAATCGGCACCGCCGTTTTTAGCGATAACGTAGATTTCTTTACTGTATTTAGAATAAACCTTGGTTTTTGCACCAGCGGTTTTGGCCATTGAGGCCTTACGTACTTCAAAACTTCTGCCCATAGGGATGCTCTTTTCTTCGATGCTTAAAAATTCTGGGGAAGGATTTTACCAGCTGAAATGCAGGGAACAAGGGCTGGCGCGGGTTCTCGATCAATAATGCGGTTAATTTAGTTAAATCGTGAGGTATTTAACTGTTAAATCCTCACGATTACCTAGGTGCTTGATAGCCTTTTGCGACTAAATAGCTGTTTGTAGCATATTTAAAGCTGCTCTAAAGACTGCTTACTTAAATAGGCAGGGTTATAGTATTTATCGGTAAGGCTATGCGCTTGCACTGACTCGTAATCAATCACCGTGCTTTTATTGGTTTGGATGCTATCAACCAAGGTCATGGTTTTTACTACGGTTCGCCCATCTCGCTGGCCTTGCTCAAAGTAAGCTTGTTTCGCCAGTTTGCCAGACTTTAAGTAGAGGTCGGCTTTTAGTGGAAAATTGCTGCGGTGATCCACCCACAAGTCTATTTTTTGATAACTGGCACCACTGGTTTTAGCCTGCAGTTGTAAGTGCAGAGCCGTTACCCCATCTAGCTCACTAATTTCACCCAACTCGCCTTGGTAGTCTTCACTCCAAGTAAGGGTGGAGATGTCGCCTACCGAGGCTTCTCCCAATAGCTTTTGCATGGGGGTAATGCGAATTGGCCTGCGGCTATTTGGCATAAGCAGCCAGTAGTTGTCGCCAAGCATCAGCATTTTTTGCCCCAACTCAGATTGCGCTTTAAACACCACCAATGATTCACGTTCAGGGCGAATATACACGTTGTAACGGTGCTTTTTCTTAAGCTGCTGTTTATCAAATTGACTCACCTCGGTAACCACTTTGGCCGATGCGCTTTGTAAGCGGTAGCTGTCGGCTTCAAGCAAGCGCAGGCTAACTTCTTCATTCGCTTGCACTAAACCAATGCTAAACAAGCTACCTAATAACCACAGTTTAAATAGACTAAACATAAATAAGTGCCTCGGTAATCGGCTTTTTTAAGCCTTTGTTAGCAGCAATGGCAGACGCCAATACGCATATACACACCACGCCTAAAGAGACGATGGCAGCCAATAAGAATGAGAAAGTAATATGTAATGGGTAGCCTACGCTGCGCCCCGGTGGAGGAGGCATTTGAATATCAGCAAATAGCAGCGTTAATGATACCGAGCCACTAAGTAGCACGCCTATTAGGCTGCCAATTAAGGCCAGAACTACAGCTTCTAATACAAAGCCAATTAGCTGTTCCGAGTTGGCGGTGCCCAAGGCTGATAGGGTGCCTATTTCTCGGGTTCGCTCAGTGACCGACATGCTCAAGGTATTAAATAACGACACAAACACCACTAGCGCCATAATAAAGCCCATCACTCCAAAGATGCGGTTGTACAAGCCTTTTACTGCTTCGTAGAAGAAGGCCTGTTCCCACCATGGCGTTACCAACAAACTTGGTTGCTGTAGTTCAACTTGTTGCTTGAGCTGGCTAACATCTTGATTAGCGAAGGCAAATACCGACATTAGGCTCACTTTATCGGTGGCGAGCAGGGCTTGGCTATCACTTAAGGAGATATACACTAGGCGTTTGTCCATCTCTGGAACACCAGTAGAAACAATGCCTTGCACGGTAAAGTCGAAGGCATTTAGCGCGCCCTCTGTGGTGGTGCTAAGCAGAGTAAGCCAATCACCGGGTTGTACCTTCATATTGCGAGCTAACTCATCGCCTAGCAGAATTTGTGGCAAGTTTTGGTCACTTTGCTCGGTGAGTAGTTGACCAGCCTTTAGGTCTAAAAAGGGCCCTTTTTGGGTGAACTCGCTGGGCAATACGCCTTGGCCTACAAAAATTGCCGATTTGTCGCCGTTGCTAATTAGGCCGCTAAACTCGATGCGCGGTTGCACCGCTTTTAT
The Agarivorans aestuarii DNA segment above includes these coding regions:
- a CDS encoding YebC/PmpR family DNA-binding transcriptional regulator; protein product: MGRSFEVRKASMAKTAGAKTKVYSKYSKEIYVIAKNGGADLDANLQLRSVVDRAKKDQVPSHVIDKAIDKAKGGAGEDYVPARYEGYGPGGCMVIVDCLTDNNSRTFTDVRQAFVKTKSKIGNQGSVAHMFDHQAIFAFKGDDEDAILEILLMDDVEVTDVESEDGMITVLAPHTEYFKVKTSLTQALPELEFELEEISFIPQTYTTISGDDVAMFEKFQAMLDDCDDVQNVYHNVEQG
- a CDS encoding outer membrane lipoprotein-sorting protein, with the translated sequence MFSLFKLWLLGSLFSIGLVQANEEVSLRLLEADSYRLQSASAKVVTEVSQFDKQQLKKKHRYNVYIRPERESLVVFKAQSELGQKMLMLGDNYWLLMPNSRRPIRITPMQKLLGEASVGDISTLTWSEDYQGELGEISELDGVTALHLQLQAKTSGASYQKIDLWVDHRSNFPLKADLYLKSGKLAKQAYFEQGQRDGRTVVKTMTLVDSIQTNKSTVIDYESVQAHSLTDKYYNPAYLSKQSLEQL
- a CDS encoding ABC transporter permease, whose amino-acid sequence is MRRLKHALLNVQRNRRRSIMSVIIIAIAVMALVTSGGFGLFTYQSLAEAAARDTGHLTLSSPEYFNQQEDTPLQYGLANWQQQRQDLMALNGIKAVQPRIEFSGLISNGDKSAIFVGQGVLPSEFTQKGPFLDLKAGQLLTEQSDQNLPQILLGDELARNMKVQPGDWLTLLSTTTEGALNAFDFTVQGIVSTGVPEMDKRLVYISLSDSQALLATDKVSLMSVFAFANQDVSQLKQQVELQQPSLLVTPWWEQAFFYEAVKGLYNRIFGVMGFIMALVVFVSLFNTLSMSVTERTREIGTLSALGTANSEQLIGFVLEAVVLALIGSLIGVLLSGSVSLTLLFADIQMPPPPGRSVGYPLHITFSFLLAAIVSLGVVCICVLASAIAANKGLKKPITEALIYV